One segment of Mesoplodon densirostris isolate mMesDen1 chromosome 6, mMesDen1 primary haplotype, whole genome shotgun sequence DNA contains the following:
- the LOC132491666 gene encoding putative spermatogenesis-associated protein 31C1 gives MGAISLVLSRIVIFSPQKTDATEVFKDACISLIKECLNVLKKNVIDDLCGGITHQVKLKGRSRSRKKSGSLKACRDFLEELEGTHDLVSLLQSCLGRLPGKGNFHQLSCQDPPGETCKAVPAGACGRYCLKGWEPCVNTSCRVSFLDPDTREVLEAHIKRFWVKHRWTLPLKVLKPINLFKSKKCQPSTVLQFATSPSATCVSGSHSTVKFAEFLEKPPRAHSGDKVITEESVPTLKRPLLVPSTVCKEIQSTLGAVPSIDYHGPSKASLTGQEGRPPSQSLTLSLVGRTWKSESVEWVKRDSLEPGPISATVRNEPREESGGQASRDPCHRVTVMEVNLGSQSLRGEEAREAVEAKESPALQPQSSVILETKVLTKSQTTNVHMRSLEAPGASRSFLLPRLSVFQHPGEPCLNMEVASEFNSKVKVQSDNQLQDFPKHRFLAADNLASQVPQCHPQRVPTRDRLASQEPSGLVEAQRSHLGQQEPKTSKLQDSWKSQSKMIAPTYKREDCRRHKPGEHEERFKELGTSQAGSMSRPAQIRGITDSLGSRCLQLMPEKKHSPPESLFRKRMRLFLKWIFPKKKVNGRDALQKKKPISATAQSHGSVKSRSTLKSGTAEGRAGMTAVGQIVEEKRAIHHGLHATKLNEHRLEFQVPVCGGFGCHRLTSYPEQGRMMGSTACSHKATSKGQSCPIREREVRHQHSLKSVRFDDEQLGLRCLPSLPPKKSLFPVSTCQYGPRIPGAPACHQHYCPRHCHLWGGVLPGRQ, from the exons ATGGGGGCCATTTCATTGGTGCTATCCCGCATTGTCATCTTTAGCCCACAGAAGACAGATGCCACAGAGGTTTTCAAGGATGCTTGTATTTCTCTCATCAAAGAATGTCTTAATGTCTTGAAGAAGAATGTTATCGATGACCTCTGTGGGGGCATAACT CATCAAGTAAagctgaaggggaggagcaggagtaggaagaaaagtGGATCTTTGAAAG CTTGCAGAGATTtcctggaagaactggaggggaCTCACGACCTGGTTTCACTTCTGCAAAG ctgcctggggaggcttcctggcaagGGCAACTTTCATCAGCTCTCATGTCAAGACCCTCCTGGTGAGACGTGCAAAGCCGtgcctgctggagcctgtggaaGATACTGCTTGAAGGGTTGGGAACCCTGCGTGAACACCTCCTGTAGGGTTTCCTTCCTTGATCCAGACACTCGAGAGGTGCTGGAAGCACATATTAAAAGGTTTTGGGTAAAGCACAGGTGGACCCTACCCCTCAAGGTCCTCAAGCCCATAAATCTCTTTAAGTCGAAAAAGTGCCAACCCTCCACCGTTCTGCAGTTTGCCACTTCCCCTTCAGCCACCTGTGTGTCTGGGTCCCACTCAACAGTCAAGTTTGCTGAGTTCCTGGAGAAACCTCCTCGGGCTCATTCAGGAGATAAGGTGATAACAGAAGAGTCAGTTCCTACCCTGAAgaggcctctccttgtcccctcaACTGTGTGTAAGGAAATCCAGAGTACCCTGGGAGCGGTTCCATCTATTGACTACCATGGGCCCTCAAAGGCTTCTCTGACTGGACAGGAGGGCAGGCCACCTTCTCAGTCCCTCACACTCAGCCTTGtgggcagaacctggaagagtgagAGTGTGGAATGGGTCAAGAGGGACAGCCTAGAGCCAGGTCCAATTTCAGCAACGGTCAGGAatgagccaagagaggagagtggtggtcaggcctcacgagacccctgccatagggtaacagtgatggaggtgaacttaggatcccaatctttgagaggtgaagaggccagggaggctgtggaggccaaggagtctcctgctcttcaaccacagtctagtgttatcctggaaaccaaagtgttgacaaaatcccaaaccacaaatgTACATATGAGGAGTTTAGAGGCGCCAGGGGCCAGTAGAAGTTTTCTACTACCTAGACTGTCTGTTTTCCAACATCCAGGTGAGCCATGCCTTAACATGGAGGTTGCTAGTGAGTTTAACTCCAAAGTAAAGGTACAGTCAGACAACCAGCTTcaggactttcccaaacacaggttccttgctgcagacaacttggcttctcaggtgcctcagtgccatccccagagagtccccACCAGAGACAGGTTAGCTTCCCAGGAGCCAAGTGGCCTTGTGGAAGCCCAAAGGAGCCAcctagggcagcaggagcccaaaacttcaaaactccaagactcatggaagagccagagcaagatgATTGCCCCTACTTACAAAAGAGAGGACTGTAGGAGGCATAAACCAGGAGAGCATGAAGAAAGGTTTAAAGAATTAGGGACCTCTCAAGCTGGAAGTATGAGCCGCCCTGCCCAGATCAGGGGAATAACAGACTCTCttgggagcagatgtctccagctcATGCCAGAGAAGAAACATAGCCCTCCAGAAagcctcttcagaaaaaggatgaggctatttttaaagtggattttccccaagaaaaaagtcaatggtcgagatgctctgcaaaaaaaaaagcccatatcaGCCACTGCCCAGAGTCACGGATCCGTCAAAAGCAGATCAACCTTGAAGAGTGGGACTGCTGAGGGTCGGGCAGGCATGACAGCTGTTGGACAGATCGTAGAAGAAAAAAGAGCGATTCACCATGGACTTCATGCCACAAAGTTAAACGAACACAGACTGGAGTTCCAAGTCCCAGTATGTGGGGGTTTCGGCTGCCATAGGCTTACCTCCTACCCAGAGCAAGGGAGAATGATGGGTTCTACAGCCTGCAGTCATAAAGCCACCTCCAAGGGCCAGAGTTGTCCTAtcagggaaagggaagtcagacaccaaCATAGTTTGAAAAGTGTAAGGTTCGAcgatgagcagctgggcctaaggtgcctcccatccttgccccccAAGAAGAGTTTGTTTCCAGTTAGTACCTGCCAGTATGGGCCAAGGATTCCAGGTGCCCCAGCCTGCCATCAACACTACtgtccaaggcattgtcatctttggggaggtgtcttgcctggtcgacagtaa